One Branchiostoma floridae strain S238N-H82 chromosome 1, Bfl_VNyyK, whole genome shotgun sequence genomic region harbors:
- the LOC118413976 gene encoding nectin-4-like, translating into MRLIVFLPLLALVHTAASQQSVALDVGPINYRVNELEPEEPEQATPITLQCDFSSVGWTIQEGNLEEITWWKEDWDIGEHGYEWEDRGRHEVLNYNAQRNLISYGTFNNYEGRVNIQVTDMGQNRLTISRANIRDNGTWVCEVELFSGGRHRAEATIYLEVRAKPTRPTIRAFYLPETREVMMMCNSTDGNPGPTLSWWNNTLDNPRGREQLFVDALFRNYTSITGYEDAGATIRFRIDEERNLNDRYSCEAMHPLLFERRLYTNITLARPGIPEIRVSPYMENNIPVGKDVVLECRASGQPEPVYVWRRIGQMLPNGQETFVGEHLTIYDVQTSDEGRYECTAQNAFEERSSATSIIVRAPEGETNEVELQVDDRVDALLRAKIIGGVIGAVLALVVVIVLVVIAFHLLKRRGTTPNVYKEPAQSQPITAEVTNLEIEMEAPETTPKEKEAAEYAALKDSEA; encoded by the exons ATGCGTCTAATCGTCTTCCTTCCTCTGTTGGCATTGGTGCACACGGCAG CTTCACAGCAGTCTGTGGCACTCGATGTGGGCCCCATCAACTACCGAGTCAATGAGCTCGAACCCGAGGAGCCGGAGCAGGCGACTCCTATCACGCTTCAGTGCGACTTCAGCAGCGTGGGGTGGACCATTCAGGAAGGCAACCTGGAGGAGATCACCTGGTGGAAGGAGGACTGGGACATCGGGGAGCATGGCTACGAGTGGGAGGACAGGGGACGGCACGAGGTCCTGAACTACAACGCCCAGAGGAACCTCATCTCGTACGGAACCTTCAACAACTACGAAGGGCGCGTGAACATACAAGTTACCGACATGGGACAAAACAGGCTGACTATCTCTCGGGCTAACATCCGAGACAACGGGACATGGGTGTGTGAGGTGGAACTGTTCAGTGGCGGCCGGCACCGGGCTGAGGCCACGATATACCTGGAGGTTCGCG CTAAACCGACGCGTCCAACCATCCGGGCCTTCTATCTGCCAGAGACCAGGGAAGTGATGATGATGTGCAACTCCACGGACGGCAACCCCGGCCCCACGCTGAGCTGGTGGAACAACACGCTGGACAACCCGCGCGGTCGGGAGCAGCTCTTCGTGGACGCCCTCTTCCGGAACTACACCAGTATTACAGGCTACGAGGACGCAGGTGCGACCATAAGGTTCCGTATAGACGAGGAGAGGAACCTGAACGACCGGTACAGCTGTGAAGCTATGCATCCGCTGCTGTTCGAGAGGCGACTGTACACGAACATCACCCTGG CAAGGCCAGGAATTCCCGAGATCCGAGTCAGCCCGTACATGGAGAACAACATCCCGGTAGGGAAGGACGTGGTGCTGGAGTGTAGGGCCAGTGGGCAGCCGGAGCCCGTGTACGTCTGGAGGAGGATCGGCCAGATGCTGCCCAACGGCCAGGAGACCTTCGTCGGGGAACACCTGACCATCTACGACGTGCAGACCAGCGATGAGGGGAGGTACGAGTGCACCGCTCAGAACGCGTTTGAGGAACGCAGCTCTGCAACCAGCATCATTGTGAGAG CTCCAGAGGGTGAGACCAACGAGGTGGAACTGCAGGTGGATGACAGAGTGGATGCTTTAC TCCGGGCTAAGATCATTGGAGGTGTGATTGGAGCTGTACTAGCGCTGGTGGTGGTCATTGTGCTCGTTGTCATCGCTTTTCACCTGCTCAAGCGGCGAG GTACAACACCAAATGTTTACAAAGAGCCTGCTCAGAG CCAACCCATAACTGCTGAAGTCACAAACCTGGAGATAGAAATGGAGGCCCCTGAAACAACACCAAAG GAGAAGGAAGCTGCTGAGTACGCTGCCCTAAAAGACTCagaggcatg a